Proteins found in one Synechococcus sp. UW179A genomic segment:
- a CDS encoding DUF2993 domain-containing protein: MPQTSSGPVLQLLASGLQRWIRNQCDSVEELNLALQGSAIELLRGRLKGVSLEARRVSFDQLPLMRAELQSGALKTVFRPGQPNQPVQLKEPFSVEGEVVLRGTDLNKALATDRWRWLADLLAEQLMGLTPLRSLAIDNDRLVLTADVITGKDPVQRSFSVCADQGTLRLNHCDAEGRFCLPMDPSIRIMDARLQGGQLVIKGKATVHP, encoded by the coding sequence ATGCCCCAGACCAGCTCCGGCCCCGTTCTCCAGCTCCTGGCCAGTGGTCTTCAACGCTGGATCCGCAACCAGTGCGACTCGGTTGAGGAGTTGAACCTAGCCCTTCAGGGGTCCGCCATCGAGCTCCTGAGAGGACGCTTAAAAGGAGTCTCGCTCGAAGCTCGCAGGGTGAGTTTTGACCAGCTGCCCCTGATGCGTGCCGAGTTGCAATCCGGTGCGCTGAAGACAGTGTTCCGTCCTGGTCAACCCAACCAGCCGGTGCAGCTCAAGGAGCCTTTCAGCGTCGAAGGAGAGGTGGTTCTCAGAGGCACTGATCTGAATAAAGCCCTTGCGACCGATCGCTGGCGATGGTTGGCAGATCTACTGGCTGAACAGCTGATGGGCCTCACGCCACTGAGGTCACTGGCGATCGACAACGATCGCTTGGTGCTAACAGCAGATGTGATCACAGGCAAAGACCCTGTGCAGCGCAGCTTTTCAGTCTGTGCGGATCAGGGAACACTCAGGCTGAACCATTGCGATGCGGAAGGACGATTTTGTCTGCCGATGGATCCGTCCATCAGGATCATGGATGCCCGTTTGCAAGGCGGTCAGCTGGTGATCAAGGGCAAAGCCACGGTTCATCCCTGA
- a CDS encoding alpha/beta fold hydrolase: protein MKALLNSIKGELLDPKARALAEHLEWWELPELSIDASFPVAVVGQGPPLLLLHGFDSSFLEYRRLAPLLSQHFQLFIPDLFGFGFSPRPLDAIYGPERVLSHLDAVLEHIPQGSHCGVIGASMGGSVAVEMARRHTHRIEALMLLAPAGLTGRPMPVPPVLDRFGAWFLSRPGVRRGLCRQAFADPDANVGAAEEQIASLHLQCPGWAEALAAFARSGGFAGCGTPLPDQPLHVIWGDNDRILRTPQKKAAALILNDRIEQFEDCGHLPHIDQPDRVAERCLNWFQSTLSNSRPSDLIG, encoded by the coding sequence TTGAAAGCACTGTTGAATTCCATCAAAGGCGAGCTGCTGGATCCAAAAGCCAGGGCTCTGGCTGAACATCTCGAATGGTGGGAACTGCCCGAACTCAGCATTGACGCGTCGTTTCCTGTTGCTGTTGTCGGGCAAGGTCCTCCTCTATTGCTGCTCCATGGCTTCGACAGCAGTTTCCTGGAATATCGCCGTCTGGCCCCATTGCTGAGCCAACACTTTCAACTGTTCATTCCCGATCTGTTTGGGTTTGGATTCTCACCGCGACCCCTCGATGCGATCTACGGACCCGAAAGGGTGCTGAGTCATCTCGATGCAGTGCTTGAACACATTCCGCAGGGATCTCATTGCGGTGTGATCGGAGCTTCCATGGGAGGGTCCGTTGCCGTCGAAATGGCAAGACGTCACACCCATCGGATCGAGGCATTGATGCTGCTTGCACCTGCAGGACTCACCGGAAGACCGATGCCTGTACCCCCTGTGTTGGATCGCTTCGGAGCCTGGTTCCTGAGTCGCCCGGGAGTGCGTCGAGGTCTTTGCCGACAGGCCTTTGCCGATCCCGACGCCAACGTCGGTGCCGCGGAAGAGCAAATCGCCTCACTGCATCTGCAGTGCCCCGGGTGGGCCGAAGCACTTGCAGCTTTTGCCCGTAGTGGAGGGTTTGCAGGTTGCGGCACACCGCTTCCTGATCAACCTCTGCACGTGATCTGGGGAGACAATGACCGGATCCTCAGAACTCCACAGAAAAAAGCAGCGGCTCTGATTCTCAACGACAGGATTGAACAGTTCGAGGATTGCGGCCATCTTCCCCACATCGATCAGCCCGATCGGGTTGCCGAACGCTGTCTCAACTGGTTCCAATCCACCCTTTCCAACAGTCGTCCATCAGACCTCATCGGATGA
- the lysA gene encoding diaminopimelate decarboxylase, translating into MPQPYESGCDLNSPNRNLAPITAVLDDQGRLAVGGCVLSELAKRYGTPLYVLDEASIRKACQAYRDALKRHYPGPSLAIYASKANSSLALTALVASEGLGLDAVSAGELMTALDGGMPAERMVLHGNNKSVEELVLAYGHDVMVVADNQHDLDCLERIVPDGGQPVRLMLRFTPGIECHTHEYIRTGHLDSKFGFDPDQLEPVLRRLQGCSWARVEGLHAHIGSQIFELEPHRDLAAVMADALRLALELGHPVRDLNVGGGLGIRYVESDDPPSIDAWVKVVAEAVVAACRERDIALPRLLCEPGRSLVAPSGVTVYTVGSRKVVPGIRTYLSVDGGMSDNPRPITYQSLYTTCLADRPLASAEETVTLAGKHCESGDVLLKDLAFPTCSSGEILAVFATGAYNASMSSNYNRIPRPAAVLVNSGEAELVQRREQPEDLLRYDLMPERLRSVN; encoded by the coding sequence ATGCCACAGCCCTATGAATCAGGGTGTGACCTGAACAGCCCGAATCGCAATCTTGCACCGATCACCGCAGTCCTTGACGATCAGGGCCGCTTAGCGGTCGGAGGCTGTGTTCTGAGCGAGCTGGCCAAGCGCTATGGCACTCCTTTGTATGTTCTGGACGAAGCCAGCATTCGTAAGGCCTGCCAGGCCTATCGCGATGCGCTAAAGCGTCACTACCCCGGCCCTTCATTGGCGATTTACGCGTCGAAGGCCAACAGTTCATTGGCTCTGACGGCCTTGGTGGCTTCAGAGGGTTTGGGGCTTGATGCGGTCTCTGCGGGAGAATTAATGACCGCACTCGATGGCGGCATGCCTGCCGAACGGATGGTGCTTCACGGCAACAACAAATCGGTTGAAGAGCTGGTGTTGGCTTATGGCCATGACGTGATGGTGGTGGCAGATAACCAGCACGATCTGGATTGTCTTGAGAGGATTGTTCCTGATGGCGGGCAGCCTGTTCGGCTGATGCTTCGCTTCACGCCAGGCATTGAGTGCCATACCCACGAGTACATACGCACCGGGCATCTCGATAGCAAATTCGGCTTTGATCCTGATCAGCTTGAGCCCGTGCTTCGCAGGCTCCAGGGCTGTTCCTGGGCGAGAGTTGAAGGCCTCCATGCCCATATCGGCTCACAGATATTTGAGCTTGAGCCCCATCGCGACCTGGCCGCTGTCATGGCCGATGCCCTGCGTCTGGCTCTTGAACTCGGCCACCCCGTTCGGGATCTGAATGTTGGAGGAGGCCTGGGAATCCGCTATGTGGAAAGCGACGATCCCCCATCGATCGATGCGTGGGTGAAAGTCGTGGCAGAAGCCGTCGTGGCGGCCTGCAGAGAGCGTGATATTGCGTTGCCGCGTTTGCTCTGCGAGCCAGGACGCTCGCTGGTGGCGCCCTCAGGGGTGACCGTCTACACCGTTGGCTCTCGCAAGGTGGTTCCTGGGATCCGCACCTACCTCTCTGTTGATGGAGGCATGAGCGACAACCCCAGGCCGATCACGTATCAATCCCTCTACACCACATGTTTGGCGGACCGCCCATTGGCAAGTGCAGAAGAGACCGTGACTCTTGCTGGTAAGCACTGTGAGTCGGGAGATGTGCTGCTCAAGGATCTTGCCTTCCCTACCTGCAGCAGCGGGGAGATCCTGGCGGTCTTCGCCACCGGGGCCTACAACGCTTCGATGAGTTCCAACTACAACCGCATTCCAAGACCAGCCGCAGTGCTTGTCAATTCAGGAGAAGCTGAGCTGGTTCAGCGCCGCGAACAACCTGAAGACCTGCTGCGTTACGACCTGATGCCTGAACGGTTGCGCTCTGTAAACTGA
- a CDS encoding aminotransferase class I/II-fold pyridoxal phosphate-dependent enzyme — MSSLLNLLRPDRRLALHLPVHGRGAALPPRFRRLLRQSPGSWDLPELPEIGGPLERQGAVATSQARLAEAMGVDQCWYGVNGATGLLQAGLLAMAQPGDAVLLPRNAHRSLISACELGGVMPVFLPVPFISERGHAGAMTAEGLRQSLEPWPDPGRPIAGAVLVHPTYHGYAAEIVELIDLLHSKGLPVMVDEAHGTHLAFASEQDCPISALAAGADLVVHSLHKSAPGLAQTAVVWLRSERLDPERLRRSLGRLQTTSPSALLLASCETTLDWLLSSQWTSWSEARRGEALRLIDDLHRRGVSIHSGDDPFRLILATGQIGWSGLDADDFCMRQGLIAELPEPLCLTLCLGFARHRGLAKRLAFVWQALAREGDGVPLPFIPEPPMQSTSIPELTPDQAQRHPHCMRSLAECADHIAAELICPYPPGVPLLVPGERISVDRCQWLQSQHQRWPDQVPGMVKVLA, encoded by the coding sequence ATGTCGTCGCTTCTCAATCTGCTGCGACCGGATCGACGTCTTGCATTGCATTTGCCGGTGCATGGTCGGGGAGCAGCACTGCCACCCCGTTTCAGGCGTTTGCTGCGTCAATCACCGGGTAGCTGGGACCTCCCCGAGTTGCCGGAGATCGGAGGACCGCTCGAACGACAGGGTGCTGTGGCAACAAGCCAGGCGCGGCTGGCTGAAGCGATGGGTGTTGATCAGTGTTGGTATGGAGTCAACGGTGCCACGGGTCTTCTCCAAGCCGGTTTGCTGGCCATGGCACAACCCGGAGACGCTGTGCTGCTCCCGCGCAATGCCCATCGTTCTCTGATCTCCGCCTGTGAGCTGGGTGGCGTGATGCCGGTGTTTCTACCCGTGCCGTTTATCAGCGAACGCGGCCATGCCGGGGCGATGACTGCTGAGGGTCTGCGCCAGAGCCTGGAGCCCTGGCCTGACCCAGGTCGCCCCATTGCCGGTGCTGTCCTTGTTCATCCCACTTATCACGGCTACGCCGCTGAGATTGTTGAGCTGATCGATCTGCTTCACAGCAAGGGTTTGCCGGTGATGGTGGATGAAGCCCATGGCACCCATCTGGCTTTTGCTTCCGAGCAGGACTGCCCTATCTCCGCACTGGCCGCCGGAGCCGATCTGGTTGTGCATTCCCTGCATAAATCAGCCCCAGGACTGGCACAGACTGCAGTGGTGTGGCTTCGATCTGAACGGCTGGACCCAGAGCGGCTGCGTCGCTCGCTGGGAAGGCTTCAGACCACCAGTCCCAGTGCTCTGCTGCTGGCCTCTTGTGAGACAACCCTGGATTGGTTGTTGTCCAGCCAATGGACTTCGTGGAGTGAGGCTCGCAGAGGCGAGGCCCTCAGGCTCATCGATGATCTGCACAGACGTGGGGTGTCGATCCACTCCGGAGATGACCCCTTCCGACTGATCCTTGCCACCGGTCAGATTGGTTGGAGCGGACTCGATGCGGATGATTTCTGCATGCGTCAGGGGTTGATCGCAGAGTTGCCTGAGCCTCTCTGTCTCACCCTCTGTCTTGGCTTCGCCCGGCACCGGGGATTGGCGAAGCGACTGGCGTTTGTCTGGCAGGCTTTAGCGCGTGAGGGTGATGGTGTCCCGCTGCCTTTCATCCCGGAGCCGCCGATGCAGAGCACGTCGATTCCTGAACTCACTCCTGATCAAGCACAGCGCCATCCCCATTGCATGCGTTCATTGGCTGAGTGTGCTGATCACATTGCAGCTGAGCTGATCTGCCCTTATCCACCGGGTGTTCCTCTGCTCGTACCGGGAGAGAGAATCTCTGTAGATCGCTGCCAATGGCTCCAGTCTCAGCATCAGCGTTGGCCTGATCAGGTGCCCGGTATGGTGAAGGTTCTGGCCTGA
- a CDS encoding iron-containing alcohol dehydrogenase family protein, whose product MIQTDSSKTPISVHSIAPAQVIRGSGAWIEAQKPIAKLFRNPLLLGRSESTQTIRSRLCRELNQTGLRVFQQNLEHDCCELDLQRLQNDFVRQSCDGVIASGGGKVLDSGKLLADRLGVPCVTVPLSAATCAGWTALSNLYSPDGAFERDQGLKRCPDLLVFDHELLLKAPTRTLASGIADALAKWYEASVSSGSSQDGVIQQAVQMARVLRDQLLIDSLQAIQEPGGEAWKRVVDACGLTAGVIGGLGGARCRTVAAHAVHNGLTQLEACHSVLHGEKVGFGVLVQLRLEERLGGNRLAAHAHRQLLPLLRELGLPVCLDDLGLGHASLNQLQQVCQFACRDGSDLHHLPFEVTPVALMEALVGAAETSPVLP is encoded by the coding sequence ATGATCCAAACAGACTCCAGCAAAACCCCTATTTCAGTTCATTCCATCGCTCCCGCCCAGGTCATTCGTGGTTCGGGAGCTTGGATTGAAGCTCAGAAGCCAATCGCGAAGCTCTTCCGCAACCCGCTGCTGCTCGGCAGGAGCGAGTCTACGCAGACGATTCGATCCCGTCTCTGTCGTGAACTCAATCAAACTGGTCTGAGAGTTTTTCAGCAGAATCTCGAACACGATTGCTGTGAGCTTGATCTTCAAAGACTCCAGAACGATTTCGTTAGACAGTCCTGTGATGGAGTGATTGCCTCAGGGGGCGGCAAGGTTCTCGACAGTGGGAAACTCCTGGCGGACAGGCTTGGGGTTCCTTGTGTGACGGTTCCACTCAGTGCTGCAACCTGCGCCGGCTGGACTGCCCTCTCGAATCTCTACAGCCCTGATGGCGCCTTTGAGCGTGATCAAGGTCTTAAGCGCTGTCCTGATTTGCTGGTTTTTGATCATGAGCTGCTGCTGAAGGCACCGACACGCACCCTTGCCAGCGGGATCGCCGACGCGCTGGCTAAGTGGTACGAAGCCTCGGTGAGTAGCGGGTCCAGCCAGGACGGGGTCATTCAGCAGGCTGTGCAAATGGCCCGAGTTCTGAGGGATCAGCTGCTGATCGATAGCCTTCAGGCTATTCAAGAGCCTGGAGGCGAAGCCTGGAAGCGGGTTGTGGATGCCTGTGGACTCACTGCTGGAGTGATCGGGGGTCTCGGTGGAGCTCGCTGTAGAACGGTCGCCGCTCACGCCGTTCATAACGGCCTCACTCAACTGGAAGCGTGCCATTCCGTTCTGCATGGCGAGAAAGTGGGCTTCGGAGTACTTGTTCAGTTGCGCTTAGAGGAGCGTCTGGGCGGCAATCGTTTAGCGGCGCATGCCCATCGCCAGCTGTTGCCGCTGCTGCGCGAACTAGGTCTGCCGGTCTGCCTCGATGACCTGGGGCTTGGTCATGCCAGCCTCAATCAACTGCAGCAGGTCTGCCAGTTCGCCTGTAGAGACGGATCTGACCTACATCATCTCCCCTTCGAGGTGACTCCCGTTGCCTTAATGGAAGCTCTTGTGGGAGCCGCTGAAACAAGCCCAGTGCTGCCTTGA
- a CDS encoding GNAT family N-acetyltransferase codes for MLGPDDLGACLRLDRIALKGLWTKQQWERELSDNNRLVMGIDTEDRSLIALASAWLVIDELQITAVAVDPMHQRCGFGARVLQAIMDRAASLGAVSATLEVASTNAVGLAFYAHSGFSTTGRRTGYYANGDDALLQSRSIGSGRDFRTDQTE; via the coding sequence ATGCTGGGTCCTGACGACCTGGGTGCCTGTCTAAGGCTTGATCGCATTGCCTTGAAGGGGCTCTGGACGAAACAGCAGTGGGAGAGAGAGCTTTCAGACAACAACAGACTGGTGATGGGCATCGACACCGAGGATCGAAGCCTGATCGCCCTGGCCTCTGCATGGCTGGTCATTGACGAACTTCAAATCACGGCTGTGGCGGTAGACCCGATGCATCAACGCTGCGGCTTCGGCGCCAGGGTGCTGCAGGCAATCATGGATCGCGCTGCATCTCTTGGAGCAGTGTCAGCCACCCTTGAAGTGGCCTCAACAAATGCCGTGGGTCTGGCTTTTTACGCCCACAGCGGTTTCTCAACAACAGGTCGCAGAACCGGTTACTACGCAAACGGCGACGATGCCCTGCTTCAATCCAGATCAATCGGAAGTGGTAGGGATTTCCGCACTGATCAAACTGAATAA
- a CDS encoding phosphatidate cytidylyltransferase has product MISDATTGKALSKRRAADHKRLISGLLVGLFGLVVVGLGGWWFTIALGVIVHLGLLEFFRMAQFKGMRPATKTTLVACQLLLISTQWSVNGGIASSLADAILPLSGAAICGWLLLQPITGSIADIAASIFGLFYLGFLPSHWLRLRNLQAVDIAPLVRHIPWNWVSSGLLITLMACLLVVASDIGSYVIGRRFGHHPLSPISPAKTIEGAYGGLASALLLGALGGALLEWPYGPFTGGCLGALVALFALVGDLTESMMKRDAGVKDSGDALPGHGGILDRIDSYLFTPAVVFYVVTLVMPLMAQG; this is encoded by the coding sequence GTGATTTCAGACGCCACAACCGGGAAGGCCCTAAGCAAGCGGCGAGCTGCTGATCACAAACGCCTGATCAGCGGGTTGCTGGTGGGGCTGTTCGGGTTAGTGGTCGTAGGTCTGGGTGGTTGGTGGTTCACGATCGCCCTGGGTGTGATTGTGCATTTGGGTTTGCTGGAGTTCTTCCGCATGGCCCAGTTCAAAGGCATGCGTCCAGCCACAAAAACCACACTCGTGGCTTGCCAGCTCCTGCTGATCAGCACCCAGTGGTCTGTGAACGGAGGCATCGCCTCTTCTCTCGCCGACGCGATTTTGCCTCTTTCCGGCGCTGCAATCTGTGGTTGGTTGCTGTTGCAGCCGATCACCGGCTCGATTGCGGACATCGCCGCCTCGATTTTCGGTCTGTTTTATCTGGGGTTTCTGCCCAGTCATTGGCTGCGTCTTCGCAACCTTCAGGCTGTGGACATCGCACCCCTGGTCAGGCACATTCCGTGGAACTGGGTCAGCTCCGGCCTACTGATCACCCTGATGGCCTGTCTATTGGTGGTGGCGAGTGACATCGGCTCGTATGTCATTGGTCGCCGCTTCGGTCACCACCCTCTCTCCCCGATCTCTCCCGCCAAAACCATTGAAGGTGCTTACGGCGGACTGGCTTCGGCGCTGCTGCTTGGTGCACTTGGAGGTGCACTGCTGGAGTGGCCCTACGGACCTTTCACCGGCGGTTGTTTGGGTGCTCTAGTGGCTCTCTTCGCCCTGGTGGGTGATCTCACTGAATCGATGATGAAGCGAGACGCAGGCGTCAAGGATTCCGGGGATGCCCTGCCTGGCCATGGCGGAATACTGGATCGAATCGACAGCTATCTGTTCACACCTGCAGTGGTTTTTTATGTCGTGACCCTGGTGATGCCATTAATGGCTCAGGGATGA
- a CDS encoding ATP-dependent Clp protease ATP-binding subunit gives MFERFTEKAIKVIMLAQEEARRLGHNFVGTEQILLGLIGEGTGVAAKVLKSMGVNLKDARVEVEKIIGRGSGFVAVEIPFTPRAKRVLELSLEEARQLGHNYIGTEHLLLGLIREGEGVAARVLENLGVDLAKVRTQVIRMLGETAEVGAGGGSGSGAKGSTKTPTLDEFGSNLTQLASEAKLDPVVGRHNEIDRVIQILGRRTKNNPVLIGEPGVGKTAIAEGLAQRIQQGDIPDILEDKRVLTLDIGLLVAGTKYRGEFEERLKKIMEEIKGAGNVILVIDEVHTLIGAGAAEGAIDAANILKPALARGELQCIGATTLDEYRKHIERDAALERRFQPVNVGEPSIEDTIEILRGLRERYEQHHRLRITDEALEAAATLGDRYISDRFLPDKAIDLIDEAGSRVRLLNSKLPPEAKEVDKELRQVQKEKEDAVREQDFARAGELRDKEVELREKIRTLLQNSRQDTPSESSEPTETAESSTELAAVSSDQSSFQGAVAETTSPVVSEEDIAQIVASWTGVPVQKLTESESVKLLNMEETLHKRLIGQDEAVKAVSKAIRRARVGLKNPNRPIASFIFSGPTGVGKTELTKALAAYFFGSEDAMIRLDMSEFMERHTVSKLIGSPPGYVGFNEGGQLTEAVRRRPYTVVLFDEIEKAHPDVFNLLLQLLEDGRLTDSKGRTVDFKNTLIIMTSNIGSKVIEKGGGGLGFEFSGDENAEENQYNRIKSLVNEELKQYFRPEFLNRLDEIIVFRQLNREEVKQIAEIMLREVFSRIGEKGITLSVSNAFKERLVEEGYNPAYGARPLRRAVMRLLEDSLAEEVLSGRVKDGDSAEVDVEDGKVVVKHLNAVPSETPALAGAGL, from the coding sequence ATGTTCGAGAGGTTTACCGAGAAGGCCATCAAGGTGATCATGCTTGCCCAGGAGGAGGCAAGACGACTTGGTCACAACTTCGTGGGCACTGAGCAAATCCTGCTCGGACTGATCGGTGAGGGAACTGGGGTTGCAGCCAAAGTGCTGAAGTCCATGGGTGTGAATCTCAAGGACGCCCGTGTTGAAGTTGAAAAAATCATCGGACGTGGCTCAGGTTTTGTCGCCGTAGAGATTCCGTTCACACCTAGAGCCAAGCGAGTTCTCGAGCTGTCTCTTGAGGAGGCTCGTCAACTGGGGCACAATTACATCGGTACGGAGCATCTGCTCTTGGGCCTGATCCGTGAAGGAGAAGGTGTTGCAGCTCGTGTCCTTGAAAATCTCGGGGTTGATCTCGCCAAGGTCCGCACTCAAGTGATTCGGATGCTTGGTGAAACCGCTGAAGTTGGTGCTGGAGGCGGTAGTGGTTCTGGTGCCAAAGGATCCACCAAAACTCCCACTCTCGACGAATTCGGAAGTAACCTCACACAGCTGGCCAGCGAAGCCAAGCTCGATCCGGTGGTGGGACGTCATAACGAAATTGATCGTGTGATTCAGATCCTTGGTCGCCGCACCAAAAACAATCCTGTGCTGATTGGTGAGCCTGGTGTCGGCAAAACAGCCATTGCTGAGGGCCTGGCTCAGCGGATCCAACAGGGTGACATCCCCGACATCCTTGAAGACAAGCGTGTTCTCACTCTCGATATTGGTCTTTTGGTTGCCGGTACCAAATATCGAGGTGAATTCGAAGAGCGCCTCAAAAAAATCATGGAGGAAATCAAGGGCGCAGGCAATGTGATCCTCGTGATCGACGAAGTTCACACACTGATTGGCGCAGGCGCTGCTGAGGGTGCCATCGATGCTGCCAACATCCTCAAACCAGCCCTTGCCAGAGGCGAGCTGCAATGCATCGGTGCCACAACTCTTGATGAGTACCGGAAGCACATCGAGCGCGATGCGGCTCTGGAACGACGCTTCCAGCCAGTCAACGTTGGTGAGCCTTCGATCGAAGACACCATCGAAATTCTGCGTGGACTGCGTGAGCGCTACGAACAACATCACCGCCTACGCATTACCGATGAAGCCTTGGAAGCCGCGGCAACCCTTGGCGATCGCTACATCTCAGACCGCTTCCTGCCTGATAAGGCCATCGATTTAATCGATGAGGCCGGCAGCCGTGTACGGCTGCTGAATTCCAAACTCCCCCCTGAAGCCAAAGAAGTCGATAAAGAGCTGCGCCAAGTTCAGAAAGAGAAGGAAGACGCTGTCCGAGAGCAGGACTTCGCCCGTGCTGGCGAACTGCGAGACAAGGAAGTTGAACTGCGAGAAAAAATCCGCACACTTCTGCAGAACAGCCGCCAGGACACTCCCAGCGAGTCTTCAGAACCCACCGAAACTGCCGAGTCCTCCACGGAATTGGCTGCTGTAAGTTCCGATCAATCATCCTTCCAGGGCGCAGTTGCAGAAACAACTTCACCGGTCGTTAGCGAGGAGGATATTGCCCAGATCGTGGCGTCCTGGACGGGTGTACCTGTGCAAAAGCTCACCGAAAGTGAGTCCGTCAAACTGCTCAACATGGAAGAAACGCTTCACAAGCGTTTGATCGGTCAGGACGAGGCTGTGAAGGCAGTTTCTAAAGCGATTCGCCGAGCACGCGTGGGGCTCAAGAATCCGAATCGTCCAATTGCCAGCTTCATCTTCTCAGGACCAACGGGTGTAGGTAAGACAGAACTGACAAAAGCTCTGGCTGCTTATTTCTTCGGCAGTGAAGACGCCATGATCCGTCTTGACATGTCGGAATTTATGGAGAGACACACGGTCAGCAAACTGATCGGTTCACCTCCTGGTTATGTGGGATTCAATGAGGGTGGCCAGCTCACAGAAGCTGTAAGACGCCGTCCCTACACCGTTGTTCTATTCGACGAGATTGAAAAAGCGCATCCCGATGTTTTCAATCTTTTGTTGCAGTTACTTGAAGACGGACGTCTCACCGATTCCAAGGGTCGCACTGTCGATTTCAAAAACACTCTGATCATCATGACTTCGAACATTGGTTCGAAAGTGATTGAGAAAGGTGGTGGTGGACTTGGCTTCGAATTCTCTGGGGATGAGAATGCCGAGGAGAATCAGTACAATCGCATCAAATCGCTCGTCAATGAAGAGCTCAAGCAATACTTCCGTCCCGAATTTCTCAATCGTCTTGATGAAATCATTGTATTCAGGCAACTGAATCGCGAAGAAGTCAAACAGATCGCAGAAATCATGTTGCGCGAGGTCTTCAGCCGTATCGGTGAAAAAGGAATCACCCTGTCTGTTTCCAATGCTTTCAAGGAACGTCTCGTCGAGGAGGGTTACAACCCCGCCTACGGCGCCCGTCCCTTGCGCCGAGCTGTGATGCGTCTGCTTGAAGACAGCCTTGCGGAAGAAGTCCTTTCCGGTCGCGTCAAAGATGGTGACTCTGCCGAAGTGGATGTGGAAGATGGCAAGGTGGTGGTGAAGCATCTCAACGCTGTACCCAGTGAAACCCCTGCTCTCGCTGGCGCCGGTCTCTGA